A stretch of Natronococcus sp. CG52 DNA encodes these proteins:
- the engB gene encoding GTP-binding protein EngB, with the protein MFDTRPDREAEVALVGRSNVGKSTLMRELTGHTFDTGGKPGVTREPNHYDWAPEDFVITDLPGFGFMSGVHEDRREQIKTDIVHYLEEYADNVLVGILVVDGKSVIDIIDRHSGPDEIPYDVEMFHFLRELEIPTVVAVNKMDKVDDRDERLNELCDRLGLLPPWQQWRETIAPITAKRGQIDPLNEAVREHLHEHERDDLFKFF; encoded by the coding sequence ATGTTCGATACGCGTCCCGACCGCGAGGCGGAGGTCGCCCTCGTCGGTCGCTCGAACGTGGGCAAGTCCACGCTCATGCGCGAGCTGACCGGCCACACGTTCGATACCGGCGGCAAGCCCGGCGTCACCCGAGAGCCGAATCACTACGACTGGGCCCCGGAGGACTTCGTCATCACCGACCTCCCGGGCTTCGGCTTCATGAGCGGCGTCCACGAGGATCGCCGCGAGCAGATCAAGACCGACATCGTCCACTACTTAGAGGAGTACGCCGACAACGTCCTCGTCGGAATTCTCGTCGTCGACGGCAAGAGCGTCATCGACATCATCGACCGTCACTCCGGTCCCGACGAGATCCCCTACGACGTCGAGATGTTCCACTTCCTGCGCGAACTCGAGATCCCGACCGTGGTCGCCGTCAACAAGATGGACAAGGTCGACGACAGGGACGAGCGGCTGAACGAACTCTGCGACCGGCTGGGCCTGCTACCGCCGTGGCAGCAGTGGCGGGAGACCATCGCGCCGATCACCGCCAAGCGCGGGCAGATCGACCCGCTGAACGAGGCCGTTCGCGAACACCTGCACGAGCACGAGCGGGACGATCTGTTCAAATTCTTCTGA
- a CDS encoding GNAT family N-acetyltransferase gives MPGARIQRGERVTLRTLEDEDLPFLQRAYANPELRYPLGAPLQNRDQLEAWLEDDDADRFLVCLDEDDADDGTLDEGSTRRIGAVTVEDAAWRRPDLTYWLLPDVHGEGYGREAVSQLIDYVFRTYDVPGVGAVAYDFNDASRGLLESLGFTEEGRIRKDRFVDGNYRDTIRYGLLREKWRVERDR, from the coding sequence ATGCCGGGAGCACGCATTCAGCGCGGCGAGCGGGTGACGCTGCGGACGCTCGAGGACGAGGATCTGCCGTTTCTCCAGCGGGCCTACGCGAATCCCGAACTTCGCTACCCGCTCGGGGCGCCGCTGCAGAACCGGGACCAACTCGAGGCGTGGCTCGAGGACGACGACGCGGATCGGTTCCTCGTCTGTCTCGACGAAGACGACGCGGACGACGGCACTCTCGACGAGGGATCGACTCGCCGGATCGGCGCGGTTACCGTCGAAGACGCCGCCTGGCGACGGCCCGATCTCACGTACTGGCTCCTCCCCGACGTTCACGGCGAGGGGTACGGTCGGGAAGCAGTCTCTCAGCTGATCGACTACGTCTTCCGGACGTACGACGTGCCCGGGGTCGGCGCGGTGGCGTACGACTTCAACGACGCGTCTCGAGGGTTGCTCGAGTCGCTCGGCTTCACGGAGGAGGGCCGGATCCGCAAGGATCGGTTCGTCGACGGGAACTACCGCGATACGATCCGGTACGGGCTACTGCGCGAGAAGTGGCGAGTCGAACGCGATCGGTAG
- a CDS encoding AAA family ATPase: protein MTDANPTSATGREPHTPNTLPVSAIESLCSDVEANVSRVIVGHDDAIEHVITAILGRGHVLLDDVPGVGKTMLARSLARSVDCRFRRVQFTPDLLPADVTGVNVFNQKTREFEFNEGPVFANVVLGDEINRAPPKTQSALLEAMAEQQVTVDGTTRELPDPFTVIATQNAVEPNQTYELPFAEVDRFMKKLTLGYPEADEETELLGRAVGHHPIDSLEPVTDLETLVRARETVAGVRVEEPIREYATRLAGYTREHADIGVSPRAAISLLRAAQARAVTDGREYVIPDDVQTEAPVVLSHRIKTDGRDRDGASIVEDALEYVRVT, encoded by the coding sequence ATGACTGACGCCAACCCGACATCCGCGACTGGCCGCGAACCGCACACCCCGAACACCCTTCCGGTATCCGCTATCGAATCTCTCTGCTCCGACGTCGAAGCGAACGTTTCGCGCGTGATCGTCGGTCACGACGACGCCATCGAGCACGTGATCACGGCGATTCTGGGACGCGGTCACGTACTGCTCGACGACGTCCCCGGCGTCGGCAAGACGATGCTCGCTCGTTCGCTCGCGAGGTCCGTCGACTGCAGGTTTCGCCGGGTCCAGTTTACGCCCGATCTCCTCCCCGCGGACGTAACCGGCGTCAACGTCTTCAACCAGAAGACGCGAGAGTTCGAGTTCAACGAGGGACCCGTCTTCGCCAACGTCGTCCTCGGCGACGAGATCAACCGCGCGCCGCCGAAGACCCAGTCGGCGCTGCTCGAGGCGATGGCCGAACAACAGGTGACCGTCGACGGAACGACGCGAGAGCTTCCGGACCCGTTTACGGTCATCGCGACCCAGAACGCCGTCGAGCCGAACCAGACCTACGAGCTGCCGTTCGCCGAGGTCGACCGTTTCATGAAGAAGCTCACCCTCGGCTACCCCGAGGCCGACGAGGAGACCGAACTGCTCGGGCGAGCGGTCGGCCACCACCCGATCGACTCGCTCGAGCCGGTGACCGACCTCGAGACGCTCGTTCGCGCCCGCGAGACGGTCGCCGGCGTTCGCGTCGAAGAGCCGATTCGGGAGTACGCGACGCGACTGGCGGGGTACACCCGCGAACACGCAGACATCGGCGTGAGCCCCCGGGCGGCGATCTCGCTGCTGCGAGCCGCCCAGGCCCGCGCGGTCACCGACGGCCGAGAGTACGTCATTCCGGACGACGTTCAGACGGAGGCACCCGTCGTGTTGAGTCACCGCATCAAGACCGACGGCCGCGACCGGGACGGCGCGTCGATCGTCGAGGACGCACTCGAGTACGTCCGCGTCACATGA
- a CDS encoding 5,10-methylenetetrahydromethanopterin reductase, giving the protein MGELAALAETEGFDVAFASSHYFNRDPFVALSRMADATDSIRLGPGVVNPYDSHPVKLASRTATIDEVSDGRGVFGVGAGDRSSLANLGYEHERPLRRVLETFDVARDLWAGETVTHEGTFTARDASLNFDDREIPVYVGAQGPHMLRMSAKHADGVLINAAHPDDLEWAAGQLERGLEERSDPRDGAFEALAFASVSVAADEDAAREAARPPVAFIVGGAAEPVLERHDIDRDAASAVSEAVEQGDLQAAFDEVTPAMIDAFCIAGTTETVAERFDAALEHVDGLVVGSPLGPDLEDAIERASDAIERVEQSPSG; this is encoded by the coding sequence ATGGGTGAACTCGCGGCATTGGCCGAGACGGAGGGGTTCGACGTCGCGTTCGCGAGCAGCCACTACTTCAACCGGGATCCGTTCGTCGCGCTCTCGCGGATGGCCGACGCGACCGACTCGATCCGGCTCGGGCCGGGGGTCGTCAACCCGTACGACAGCCATCCGGTGAAGCTCGCGAGCCGGACGGCGACGATCGACGAGGTCAGCGACGGCCGCGGGGTCTTCGGCGTCGGCGCGGGCGATCGCTCCTCGCTCGCGAACCTCGGATACGAGCACGAGCGTCCGCTCCGACGAGTTCTCGAGACGTTCGACGTCGCTCGCGATCTGTGGGCCGGCGAGACGGTGACTCACGAGGGAACGTTCACCGCGCGGGACGCCTCGCTCAACTTCGACGACCGAGAAATTCCCGTCTACGTCGGCGCGCAGGGCCCGCACATGCTCCGCATGAGCGCGAAACACGCCGACGGCGTGCTGATCAACGCGGCCCATCCGGACGACCTCGAATGGGCCGCCGGGCAACTCGAGAGGGGACTCGAGGAGCGCAGCGACCCGCGAGACGGCGCGTTCGAGGCGCTTGCCTTCGCCAGCGTTAGCGTCGCTGCGGACGAGGACGCGGCCCGCGAGGCGGCCCGTCCTCCCGTCGCGTTCATCGTCGGCGGCGCGGCCGAACCGGTGCTCGAGCGTCACGATATCGACCGCGACGCGGCGAGTGCGGTCAGCGAGGCCGTCGAGCAGGGTGACCTGCAGGCGGCGTTCGACGAGGTCACGCCTGCGATGATCGACGCCTTCTGTATCGCCGGGACGACCGAAACGGTCGCAGAACGGTTCGACGCGGCGCTCGAGCACGTCGACGGACTTGTCGTCGGCTCGCCGCTGGGGCCGGATCTCGAGGACGCGATCGAGCGAGCGAGCGACGCGATCGAGCGCGTCGAGCAATCACCGAGCGGTTAG
- a CDS encoding DUF58 domain-containing protein, whose product MRLTSRGWAVVAVVAFGITMSWQYGPRALDAVVTPLLVVLFAGVLTTVRAERPRTRRLPVSEGFIGERRTVAVGIETDSSVAATVRDDVGDGLSASGAAAETTLEGETEFEYDLTLEGRGERRIGPLSVTVGDVFGLCERRFEYEETTNVLVYPRVYDLREGTNRDLELLADVARREDREEFDHLREYQRGDPLRDVHWKSAAKRPGDELVVKEFAADETSGSATIAAECIPGREDELAGAAASVATYLLELEVDVGLTLADDRRPSSTGREHHRSLLRLLAVLEGRELDDRDRTEADVLIQSDANGTVVVVDGYEIPFDRLRGAAGDETRTDRETTPDGGSSRGVAA is encoded by the coding sequence ATGAGACTCACGAGCCGGGGATGGGCCGTCGTCGCCGTCGTCGCGTTCGGTATCACGATGAGCTGGCAGTACGGCCCTCGAGCGCTGGACGCCGTCGTCACGCCGCTGCTCGTCGTCCTGTTCGCCGGCGTGCTCACGACGGTCCGCGCCGAGCGTCCGCGAACGAGACGGCTCCCCGTCTCCGAGGGGTTCATCGGCGAGCGCCGGACGGTAGCCGTCGGGATCGAAACCGACTCGAGCGTCGCGGCGACCGTCCGCGACGACGTCGGCGACGGGCTCTCGGCGTCGGGCGCCGCTGCAGAGACGACCCTCGAGGGTGAAACCGAGTTCGAGTACGACCTCACCCTCGAGGGGCGAGGCGAACGCCGGATCGGCCCGCTGTCGGTCACCGTCGGCGACGTCTTCGGTCTCTGTGAGCGACGGTTCGAGTACGAGGAGACGACGAACGTCCTCGTCTACCCGCGCGTCTACGACCTGCGCGAGGGGACGAACCGCGACCTCGAGTTGCTCGCCGACGTCGCGAGGCGTGAGGATCGCGAGGAGTTCGACCACCTCCGGGAGTACCAGCGCGGCGACCCGCTCCGGGACGTCCACTGGAAGTCCGCCGCCAAGCGGCCGGGCGACGAACTGGTCGTCAAGGAGTTCGCCGCCGACGAGACGAGCGGGTCGGCGACGATCGCCGCCGAGTGTATCCCCGGTCGCGAGGACGAACTAGCGGGCGCCGCCGCCAGCGTCGCGACCTACCTGCTCGAACTCGAGGTCGACGTCGGTCTCACCCTCGCGGACGACCGTCGTCCGTCGAGCACCGGCCGCGAGCACCACCGGTCGCTCCTTCGACTGCTCGCCGTTCTCGAGGGCCGCGAACTCGACGACCGGGACCGGACGGAAGCGGACGTGCTGATCCAGTCCGACGCGAACGGGACGGTAGTCGTCGTCGACGGATACGAGATCCCGTTCGATCGGCTTCGCGGTGCCGCCGGAGATGAGACTCGCACCGATCGCGAGACCACCCCCGACGGCGGCTCCTCGCGAGGGGTTGCCGCATGA
- a CDS encoding coenzyme F420-0:L-glutamate ligase: MELHAVPDLPEIRPGDDIAALVTDRADLEAGDVLTVASTIVSKAEGRTANLEDYPVSGRAKEIAERIGEVAGEEKDPRFAQAVLEESTELLIDCPFMLTETRFGHICVNAGIDRSNVPDHDVLLLPRKPAESAERIRDGLAARGHEDVAVIVTDTCGRPFRHGQRGVALGWAGMPASRDWRGELDRDGHELGVTVQSVVDELAAAANLVTGEAAGGTPAVVVRDWEFGNLEGSDELFRDVEDDLIRQALREWGFER, encoded by the coding sequence ATGGAACTGCACGCAGTGCCGGACCTGCCCGAGATCCGGCCCGGCGACGACATCGCCGCGCTCGTCACGGATCGGGCCGATCTCGAGGCCGGCGACGTGCTCACGGTCGCGAGTACGATCGTCTCGAAGGCCGAGGGGCGGACGGCGAACCTCGAGGACTACCCCGTCAGCGGCCGCGCCAAGGAGATCGCCGAGCGGATCGGCGAGGTCGCCGGCGAGGAGAAAGATCCCAGATTCGCACAGGCGGTGCTCGAGGAGAGCACCGAGTTGCTGATCGACTGCCCGTTCATGCTCACCGAGACGCGCTTCGGTCACATCTGCGTCAACGCGGGGATCGACCGCTCGAACGTGCCGGATCACGACGTTCTGTTGCTCCCGCGAAAGCCGGCCGAGAGCGCCGAGCGGATCCGCGACGGACTCGCTGCGCGCGGCCACGAGGACGTCGCGGTGATCGTCACGGACACCTGCGGGCGGCCGTTCCGCCACGGTCAGCGCGGCGTCGCGCTCGGGTGGGCCGGGATGCCCGCGAGCCGGGACTGGCGCGGCGAACTCGACCGCGACGGACACGAACTCGGCGTCACCGTCCAGTCGGTCGTCGACGAACTCGCCGCCGCCGCGAACCTCGTGACCGGCGAGGCCGCCGGCGGGACGCCCGCCGTCGTCGTCCGCGACTGGGAGTTCGGCAACCTCGAGGGCAGCGACGAACTGTTCAGGGACGTCGAGGACGACCTGATTCGCCAGGCCCTGCGAGAGTGGGGGTTCGAACGGTGA
- a CDS encoding sulfite oxidase: protein MASGTLAGVAIAGRSSTASSDESDPPPDLRPGEEPESFEERYPGLRVMTHDPENAEAADRETYTKATTPTSEHYVRNHYPTPAIDADEWTIELRGLGLEDCLELDTRTLREEFSTESVAHTMQCSGNGRADFEPEVDGVPWTVGAVGTTVWTGAPLREVLEGAGAETHNGTWLVVAGGEHPEDEDVFARSLPVEKVLEDCILAYEMDGEPLTPDHGYPVRLVVPGWFGNNCVKWVAELEVTEKMHAGEAWADYVEWQHESYRMLAADQEPSERESIDEFDTRAQMDAEAAGEIDYAPYLYDQLVKSLVGYPGENATLEPREQDGRIEIVGVAWAGDDRAERVEISVDGGETWADADFFGQDLGPYGWRQFRYCWDAEPGEYTIVSRATDEHGRNQPRTVADAEEGLLTIEDDRFPWNQDGYGNNAYLPHGVDVTVVDDGCE, encoded by the coding sequence ATGGCATCGGGAACGCTCGCCGGCGTCGCGATCGCGGGCCGCTCGAGTACGGCCTCGAGCGACGAGTCCGATCCGCCGCCGGACCTGCGCCCCGGCGAGGAACCGGAGTCGTTCGAGGAGCGCTACCCCGGACTGCGGGTCATGACCCACGATCCCGAGAACGCGGAGGCGGCCGACCGCGAGACGTACACGAAAGCCACGACGCCGACGTCGGAGCATTACGTCCGTAACCACTACCCGACGCCGGCGATCGACGCCGACGAGTGGACGATCGAACTCCGCGGACTCGGCCTCGAGGACTGCCTCGAACTCGATACGCGGACCCTCCGCGAGGAGTTCTCGACGGAGTCGGTCGCCCACACGATGCAGTGCTCCGGCAACGGCCGCGCCGATTTCGAACCCGAGGTCGACGGCGTCCCCTGGACGGTCGGCGCCGTCGGCACGACCGTCTGGACGGGCGCGCCACTCCGGGAGGTGCTCGAGGGCGCCGGCGCGGAGACGCACAACGGGACGTGGCTCGTGGTCGCCGGCGGCGAGCACCCCGAGGACGAGGACGTCTTCGCCCGCTCGCTGCCCGTGGAGAAGGTCCTCGAGGACTGCATCCTCGCCTACGAGATGGACGGCGAGCCGCTGACGCCGGACCACGGCTACCCCGTCCGACTCGTCGTCCCCGGCTGGTTCGGCAACAACTGCGTGAAGTGGGTCGCCGAACTCGAGGTGACGGAGAAGATGCACGCGGGCGAGGCGTGGGCCGACTACGTCGAGTGGCAACACGAGTCCTACCGGATGCTCGCCGCGGACCAGGAGCCCAGCGAACGCGAGTCGATCGACGAGTTCGATACCCGGGCGCAGATGGACGCCGAGGCGGCCGGCGAGATCGATTACGCGCCGTATCTCTACGATCAACTCGTCAAGTCGCTCGTCGGATATCCCGGCGAGAACGCGACGCTCGAGCCTCGAGAACAGGACGGACGGATCGAGATCGTCGGCGTCGCGTGGGCGGGCGACGACCGGGCCGAGCGAGTCGAGATCTCCGTCGACGGCGGCGAGACGTGGGCCGACGCCGACTTCTTCGGCCAGGATCTCGGACCCTACGGCTGGCGACAGTTCCGCTACTGCTGGGACGCCGAACCGGGAGAGTATACGATCGTCTCTCGAGCGACGGACGAACACGGCCGCAACCAGCCCAGGACCGTCGCAGACGCCGAGGAGGGGCTACTCACGATCGAAGACGATCGGTTCCCGTGGAATCAGGACGGTTACGGGAACAATGCTTACCTCCCCCACGGCGTGGACGTGACGGTCGTCGACGACGGCTGCGAGTAG
- the ddh gene encoding D-2-hydroxyacid dehydrogenase: MQFELERLGVHDSVEAVFPPSELADFLSDLPVDVAVVGDDEITDCDAVVTLEHRDAFLECEWIHSIQAGVDRFPFDELEARDVILTNSTGIHDRTVGETVAGYLLAFARRLHVHVADQQERRWDRPEWDEAFTLPGTTACVVGTGTLGRGVADVVGALGVRVTGVRRSGESVPGFEEIYANDDLHEAISEADFVIVTLPLTDETHHLFDADAFDALAEDAYFVNVGRGSVVDESALTDALEAGTIEGAALDVFEAEPLPEGSPLWEMDEVIVTPHCAAYTRDYFRDVGEIVRENADRLAGDEQFHNRVV, translated from the coding sequence ATGCAGTTCGAACTCGAGCGACTCGGCGTCCACGACTCCGTCGAGGCGGTGTTCCCGCCGTCGGAACTCGCGGACTTCCTCTCAGATCTGCCCGTCGACGTCGCCGTCGTTGGCGACGACGAAATCACCGACTGCGACGCGGTCGTCACCCTCGAGCACCGCGACGCCTTCCTCGAGTGCGAGTGGATCCACTCGATCCAGGCGGGCGTCGACCGCTTCCCGTTCGACGAACTCGAGGCACGCGACGTGATCCTCACGAACAGCACCGGGATCCACGACCGCACGGTGGGAGAAACGGTCGCCGGCTACCTGCTCGCGTTCGCCCGTCGGCTCCACGTCCACGTCGCCGACCAGCAGGAGCGCCGGTGGGACCGCCCCGAGTGGGACGAGGCGTTCACGCTGCCCGGAACGACGGCCTGCGTCGTCGGGACGGGAACGCTCGGCAGGGGCGTTGCCGACGTGGTCGGCGCGCTCGGCGTTCGGGTGACCGGCGTTCGCCGGAGCGGCGAGTCGGTCCCCGGCTTCGAAGAGATCTACGCGAACGACGACCTCCACGAAGCGATCTCCGAGGCTGACTTCGTGATCGTCACGCTGCCGCTGACCGACGAGACCCACCATCTCTTCGACGCCGACGCGTTCGACGCGCTGGCCGAGGACGCCTACTTCGTCAACGTCGGCCGCGGCTCCGTCGTCGACGAGTCTGCGCTGACCGACGCCCTCGAGGCCGGGACGATCGAGGGTGCGGCGCTCGACGTCTTCGAGGCCGAACCGCTCCCCGAGGGGTCGCCGCTGTGGGAGATGGACGAGGTGATCGTCACGCCCCACTGCGCGGCCTACACGCGGGACTACTTCCGGGACGTCGGCGAGATCGTCCGCGAGAACGCCGACCGACTCGCGGGCGACGAGCAGTTCCACAATCGGGTCGTGTGA
- a CDS encoding NUDIX domain-containing protein, which translates to MSESSNGEGTGTHVVTAFLRNGGKILLLRRSDAVGTYTGQWGGVSGFAEAEPEEQVWTEIREETGLEDDVSPVRSGRPVEFTDPDLEREWVVHPSLFDCGDPDVELSEEHDAFEWVPPTEIIDPESDRETVPKLWTAYERVAPTVRSIAADDEHGAASLSIRALEVLRDRAGLLVAERAESEATPSPRNGERGIREQGDDPEGERDELAELAGRLLEARPSMAVLRNRVNRAMAEADEYSTDDAVDASAILESTLAGIDRALEADAEAAATAADLIDGPVATLSRSGTVLEALRGGDPTRAFVSESRPAREGVAVAEELADDLAVTVHTDAAAAHVLASEDVDRVVVGADAIRPDGAVVNKTGTRALAIAAAREGVPVTVVAATDKISTREEVNLESGNRSAVYDGDAAIDVVNPTFDVTPADCVDEVATERGRLESGDVADVAEELRELEAWRDA; encoded by the coding sequence ATGAGCGAGTCATCGAACGGCGAGGGCACTGGAACCCACGTCGTCACTGCGTTTCTCCGCAACGGGGGCAAAATCCTCCTGTTGCGCCGCAGCGACGCTGTCGGCACCTACACGGGGCAGTGGGGCGGCGTCTCCGGCTTCGCGGAGGCTGAACCCGAGGAACAGGTCTGGACCGAAATCCGTGAGGAAACCGGCCTCGAGGACGACGTTTCGCCCGTCCGGTCGGGCCGTCCCGTCGAGTTTACGGATCCGGACCTCGAGCGCGAGTGGGTCGTCCACCCCTCCCTCTTCGACTGCGGGGACCCCGACGTCGAACTGAGCGAGGAACACGACGCGTTCGAATGGGTTCCGCCGACCGAAATTATCGATCCCGAATCGGATCGCGAGACGGTGCCGAAGCTGTGGACCGCCTACGAGCGGGTCGCGCCGACGGTGCGCTCGATCGCCGCCGACGACGAACACGGCGCCGCGTCCCTGTCGATCCGCGCGCTCGAGGTGTTGCGCGACCGTGCGGGATTGCTGGTCGCGGAACGAGCCGAGAGCGAGGCGACGCCGTCGCCTCGGAACGGCGAACGGGGGATCCGTGAGCAGGGTGACGACCCGGAGGGTGAGCGCGACGAACTCGCCGAACTCGCGGGCCGTCTGCTCGAGGCTCGGCCCTCGATGGCCGTTCTCCGAAACCGGGTGAACCGGGCGATGGCCGAGGCGGACGAGTACAGCACGGACGACGCGGTCGACGCGTCTGCGATCCTCGAGTCGACGCTCGCGGGGATCGACCGCGCGCTCGAGGCCGACGCCGAGGCCGCGGCGACCGCAGCTGACCTGATCGACGGCCCGGTCGCGACACTTTCGCGGTCGGGAACCGTCCTCGAGGCGCTTCGCGGCGGCGACCCGACTCGAGCGTTCGTCAGCGAGTCCCGACCGGCTCGAGAGGGTGTCGCCGTCGCCGAGGAATTGGCCGACGACCTTGCCGTAACCGTGCACACCGACGCGGCCGCCGCACACGTTCTCGCGAGCGAGGACGTCGACCGAGTCGTCGTCGGCGCGGACGCGATCCGTCCGGACGGCGCCGTCGTGAACAAGACCGGCACGCGAGCGCTCGCGATCGCCGCCGCCCGGGAAGGCGTGCCGGTGACGGTCGTCGCGGCCACGGACAAGATCTCGACCCGCGAGGAGGTGAACCTCGAGTCCGGCAACCGATCGGCGGTGTACGACGGCGACGCCGCAATCGACGTGGTCAATCCGACGTTCGACGTGACGCCCGCCGACTGCGTGGACGAAGTCGCCACCGAGCGCGGGCGGCTCGAGTCCGGGGACGTCGCCGACGTGGCCGAGGAGTTGCGCGAACTCGAAGCGTGGCGAGACGCGTAG
- a CDS encoding DUF7573 domain-containing protein, which produces MTDDATLSDFESAADGADDERATGETTPGEVDIDESDADGDPTGSSAAESDDGTALSTYAWGTYTCARCGTTTERAWRDEGSFVCTGCKSW; this is translated from the coding sequence GTGACCGACGACGCGACGCTCTCCGATTTCGAATCTGCGGCGGACGGAGCGGACGACGAGCGAGCGACGGGCGAGACGACTCCCGGTGAGGTAGACATCGACGAGTCGGATGCCGACGGGGATCCGACCGGCTCGAGCGCGGCTGAATCGGACGACGGGACGGCACTATCGACCTACGCCTGGGGAACGTACACCTGTGCTCGCTGCGGGACGACGACCGAGCGCGCCTGGCGCGACGAGGGTTCGTTCGTCTGTACCGGCTGTAAGTCCTGGTAA
- a CDS encoding FKBP-type peptidyl-prolyl cis-trans isomerase — MVEPGRIAICHYTGRIVDGDEVGEPFDTTDVDLARESGIYHDDRDYKPLQIRVGEGEVLPGVETALLDLEADPDALPVETTMRLEPDEAFGEHDGSQVVEIPVDEIDDSGAEGSLEPETPVHTDDGKTGWVTDVGNETAIVDFNHELAGVPVEIELEVLEVRDERTKSE, encoded by the coding sequence ATGGTCGAACCCGGACGAATCGCGATCTGTCACTACACCGGACGCATCGTCGACGGCGACGAGGTGGGGGAGCCGTTCGACACCACCGACGTCGACCTCGCGAGGGAGAGCGGCATCTACCACGACGATCGAGATTACAAACCCCTCCAGATTCGCGTCGGCGAGGGCGAGGTCCTGCCCGGCGTCGAGACCGCGCTGCTCGACCTCGAGGCCGACCCCGACGCGTTGCCCGTGGAGACGACGATGCGACTCGAACCCGACGAGGCCTTCGGCGAGCACGACGGGAGCCAGGTCGTCGAGATTCCGGTCGACGAAATCGACGACTCCGGTGCCGAGGGCTCGCTCGAGCCCGAGACGCCGGTCCACACCGACGACGGGAAGACCGGCTGGGTGACCGACGTCGGCAACGAGACCGCCATCGTCGACTTCAACCACGAGCTCGCCGGCGTCCCCGTCGAGATCGAACTCGAGGTGCTCGAGGTGCGCGACGAACGGACGAAAAGCGAGTAA
- a CDS encoding cold-shock protein, which produces MAKGTVDFFNDTGGYGFIETEDADEDVFFHMEDVGGPDLEEGQEVEFDIVEADKGPRADNVERL; this is translated from the coding sequence ATGGCGAAAGGAACGGTTGACTTCTTCAACGACACTGGCGGCTACGGATTCATCGAAACTGAGGACGCGGACGAGGACGTGTTCTTCCACATGGAAGATGTCGGCGGCCCTGACCTCGAGGAGGGTCAGGAGGTCGAGTTCGACATCGTCGAAGCCGATAAGGGCCCGCGCGCGGACAACGTCGAACGGCTCTGA
- a CDS encoding GNAT family N-acetyltransferase translates to MSVTDVRVREATPTDADAIAAVHAAAIRELGSGDYDDRQRRAWLANVHPERYPIEETDAGIHVLVAERDDRLVGFGWLDRNSSGRDESVGEIVAVYVRPDAVREGVGREILERLEGVARDAGLESIVLVASKHAIDFYRRQGYEGDETVVLEMTDDVSLAALRMRKRLSSP, encoded by the coding sequence GTGAGCGTGACGGACGTGCGGGTTCGGGAGGCGACACCGACGGACGCCGACGCGATCGCCGCCGTCCACGCTGCGGCGATCCGGGAACTCGGGAGCGGCGACTACGACGACCGGCAGCGACGGGCGTGGCTCGCGAACGTCCATCCGGAGCGCTATCCGATCGAGGAGACCGACGCCGGCATCCACGTGCTCGTCGCCGAACGCGACGATCGACTCGTCGGCTTCGGCTGGCTCGATCGTAACTCGAGCGGCCGCGACGAGTCGGTCGGCGAAATCGTGGCCGTTTACGTCCGCCCCGACGCCGTTCGCGAGGGGGTCGGCCGCGAGATCCTCGAGCGTCTCGAGGGAGTCGCCCGCGACGCGGGACTCGAATCGATCGTCCTCGTCGCGTCGAAACACGCGATCGACTTCTACCGTCGCCAGGGGTACGAGGGGGACGAGACGGTCGTGCTCGAGATGACCGACGACGTGTCGCTCGCGGCGCTCCGAATGCGGAAACGACTGTCGTCCCCGTAA